TATCTATGTacgtttttcttagggtttaccttgttacttagcttctctaggataatgaactacaggctcaatatcctttgctttacagctagtatccacttataactgagtacataccatgttcatctttctgggtctgggttacctcattcaggatagtgttttctaattccatccatttgcatgtaaaattcaagatgtcattttttttaacattgactAGTACTCTAAAGTGGAAATGTGACCCTGAACCTCAACTCATATACCCCTTCTCTCTGACTGCTAGATTACATGACACTACATCCAGCTCctttttatttcatgctttttCACCTATGCAGGTTCATAAACTCTAGAGGCCAAATTGTGGACAGCATGGTCATTGAAGATTTACTTTGTACACACCCTCCACTTCTACATGATCCTTCTTTGCATATCTGCATCATCACCATATAGAGTGAGAAAGCTCAGCAGAATTATCCTTAGCAAATTTCCTGAGATGCAGGTTACTgagtttttcatgtttttagtCCCAGTTTATCGTATTGAAACTGTATTGTATTAGTTTCCTATTGAAACACAATAAATTAACACAAACATAGTGACTACAATCCAAACAGGTATCATCTATGCAGCGTTTGTCTGGGTTCTTTCCTCAGGCTCTCAAAGTTTATAGTCAAGGTGTTCTCAAGGTCTCATCTAGGTACTCAAAACAATCTCCTGGGACAGTAAAGAAGTTCACAACTGATTTTGCCACTGCCGAACATGGGCGCAGGCGGCTCTCAGAAGCACCAGTGACCAACCTCTTCCTAGCATGCGTCTCATTGTCTTCATCCCGCGCGTTTCTCAGCGtcgccccaccccccacccccagtcaccTCCGTTGCCGACACCACCCGGAGCACGGTTCCACACGCCGCCAGCCCGTCTTTGCCGCCATGCCcaagaataaaggaaaaggagGTAAAAACAGACGTAGAGGAAAGAATGAGAATGAGTCTGAAAAGCGAGAGCTGGTGTTCAAAGAGGATGGGCAAGAATATGCTCAGGTAATCAAAATGTTGGGAAATGGACGATTAGAAGCAATGTGTTTCGATGGTGTGAAGAGACTATGCCATATCAGAGGCAAATTGAGAAAAAAGGTTTGGATAAATACCTCAGACATCATATTGGTGGGCCTCCGAGATTACCAGGATAACAAAGCcgatgtcattttaaaatacaatgcaGATGAAGCTAGAAGTCTCAAGGCATATGGCGAGCTTCCAGAGCATGCTAAAATCAATGAAACTGATACATTTGGTCTTGGAGATGATGATGAAATT
This genomic window from Microtus ochrogaster isolate Prairie Vole_2 chromosome 14 unlocalized genomic scaffold, MicOch1.0 chr14_random_3, whole genome shotgun sequence contains:
- the LOC101981125 gene encoding eukaryotic translation initiation factor 1A, X-chromosomal-like — its product is MPKNKGKGGKNRRRGKNENESEKRELVFKEDGQEYAQVIKMLGNGRLEAMCFDGVKRLCHIRGKLRKKVWINTSDIILVGLRDYQDNKADVILKYNADEARSLKAYGELPEHAKINETDTFGLGDDDEIQFDDIGDDDDEDIDDI